TGCAAAGGTTTACAATTACAAAAATAGAAGTCTACGTAATCACAGCAATGATAACAGGATCTTTGCTCAAAGACTAAACCTGTATCTGTATTAAACAGACCAACTTTTTTTTTGTGAAGAATATAATTGAGAAAGATCATCTGGATGTGGCTTGTTGTGACCTCCAGCACAACCTCCTACTGCTGCAGACATGATGCCTTCATTACACGacctacaagttcattccaagtgctGATGAAATGCAATGAAATACTTTGGCGCAGTTGAATAGTCAGAGAGCCTGAGATATTTCGGAACTGATTGAGTGGCTTCATCAGCGGCTTGTTCATCATCTCAGAACAATTATAAAACTTGCAGGAAATTTTATAAAAACTTGCTGCACGGAATACAGAAGTTGGGCACTTGATGTACTTGGTAAAGAGCACTGTTCTGCGACCTTTAGAAGGCACTTGTATTCTGATTTACAACACGAGCTTGCATACTTACACATCGGATTTAGTAAATGAGCAAGATTCTGACATGCTGGTAAAGCCCACGTAGTTGTTTATAACCTGCACCTGCTTCACTATGCTTGAGGCTACTATAAACCAGCAGATGTACATTGAAAAACAAAGTTAAAACCATCCATTCCTAAGTAATTTGTTCAGTAGTAAGGTCCCATCTTGTCGTAACCAGTGTAGCTAGGCCATTCAGGGAACACGCCATAGGAGCACCTCAGTCCACCATAGCGATCATATTCAATCCCGTACCCTGGCATTTGGTCAGAATCAGTCAATAAAGCATCCAGTGACTGACTTGTTTTTCCTATCTCCGGAGTGTGTGTCAGCTCCGATCGGATTAACCTGTAGTTTAGCCCTTTGTTACTATCCCAAAAGGTCTTCCCATCACTTTCGTAACAGATGGCAAACTCTATCCTTTCATGTGGGGCAATGTGTTCCTGCAAGCGGATCTCAAATGAAAAAGTATCTCTATCGGAGCCACCGTAAAGATCGTGCACATAGCAGCAGTCATGGTCCTGGAAAGTTTTCCAAGTGTCAAATGTTATCCTTACTTTCAAGGACTTCTCAAATGCAATATTTTTCACCTTGATAGTCCCCATAATCATACCCTCCTGTAACAAGCAATTCTCAAGACAGACAGATTCAGTTTCCAGGCGGTTCTTGAAATCCAGGAAATCAGACGAAGGCTGTGCAAAATCTAAGAGCAGGTTGTCTTTGTCTGCTGTCTTTAGGTCTACTAAACTACTGATCAACTCATCAATAGTGAAGGAAAAATCTAAACTGTGTAAATCAAAGAACTTAACTGCAGTCAAGGGCAAGCCCTTACTGTCGGCAAAGGAAACATGCTTCTGCTCCTTGGTTCTGTGCTTATTATCTGACGTATCTTCACCAAGGTGAAGGTGGATGCATGGCCGCAGTGGTTGGGTTACTTTCAGTGTTCTCTTTCGTGTGTAGCTCAGTTGTTTGAATGGAGGAGGAAGGTAGAGCTGCATAGCGATGTCAATTGGCATTGTGGATGTGGGAGATAAGATCTCAAGCATGctggaggaaacaaaaaaaaagcacacAATTAAAAATGGGACAGAGTTCATTGTTACACCCCAGACACAAGTAACGGTGACTTTTTGCTTGTCATTTACCAAGCAAAGGGAGGAAAGTGTAGCAATCTTTCACAAATAGAACACTCATTTACTTCTCATCCATTTCTTAAATTTTCACGAACCATTGTTATATGCCATCTGTAACAGGAGAGAGGGTCCCTTTTAATATTTAGGAGAAAATGGATGCCAAGATACAGAGGAAAGATTACAGTATGCGATGTAAAGTCCTGTGCACAGACTTTAGCTCAAAAATCTACAATGACTTTGAAAATGCAGTACTGAAGTGCTGAACTGTCCGTAATTCCACTTCCTGATTGAAAGATAGATTGAGGTCCAAGTAATTCCAAGTAAATGCAAACATTTCAAGACTATTTCtcattaaaactaaaaaaaactttaCAAAGAACTTAACCCAAGTGGTGGAGAAAATGTTGATCCCTTAACCAAAACAGTCTATTCCCCGAGCCCGagggtctcctccccttccttaaccctctagctgtctcctcccaccctcccatccgcccgccctcgggctcctcctcctcctccccttttccttctttctttccccccccccccaccccccatcagtctgaagaagggtttcggcccgaaacgtcgcctatttccttcgctccatagatgctgctgcacccgctgagtttccccagcaattttgtgtaccagtctATTCCCTCATTGTACGGTTTGTAAGACTCTGTTCTTTCCAAATTAGCCGCATTGAAATAGCACCGCTAAATTCCTACATTGCAATAGTGACAACGCTTCAAAAAATAACTTATTTGGCTGTAAAATGTTTTGGAAGGCACTATACAAGGGTAAGTTTCATCAATCACCACtagctttcttttttttttttttttttttttttttttattagaagtacggtaaattacaataacacacaacacatatatcttaatacattttttgtaccgcttcattttttttttttttttaaagctttaagaaaaagatagaagtaaggaaagtaaagaaggtgcgcaagagttgtgaagtgcagaagagtgttgggaaaagaaagccccttagaaaagaagttagagaaggaagtaaagtaagaaagtagaccctagaaaagaaagaaaaagaaagtaaggacaatcgctctattataacattaaactccgcagaaagactaccaaccaagtctgtttttgttgttttatctcccaatgccaggtcctgataccatttatttatttatttattttttaaaattactattgcacctcatgcttgtaataggtccataaacgtagaccacgtcttttggaattggtttgctttatctgctaagaggaatctcatctcttccagatgtaatgtttcaaacatatttgatatccacatttttattgttggtgtgggcgcatttttccagaatttaagtatgagcttttttcccattattagcccgtaattgagtaaattcttctgatacacgtttaattcagggataccttccgatatcccaaaaatgatccattctggttttggtaccagttttattttaattaattttgaaaaaatatcaaatattccatgccagaatttttggatttttgtacaaaaaacaaaagaatgcgctatggtagcttcttgacacagacatttatcacagattggtgaaacattaggaaagattttatttaatttagtttttgaatagtatagtctatgtaatgttttgaattggataagcgtatgtcgtacattgatcgagcatttatgcacctgtagtaaatgtttatcccagctctcttttgaaatttttatagctaattcttgttcccagtctcttctaattccatctgttgtgggtatttctatgtttaaaatgatattatataagtacgatattaagttagctgattccgcctttgtcttcattgcttcatccagtaagtcggaaggcatattatgatagtcttttgtgtattttttcaaataatcacaaatttgaagatatttaaaatattggttatttttcaaccaCTAGCTTTCTTAAGGACTCTCCACCTTCTGAACAACTGagccaaatagcagaaatgctatgagaagataaacacaaaatgctggaccaactcagggggtcaggcaacatcccatgAGATACTGCCTTACCCACTAAGTtgcagcagcattttgtgtctatcgtcggtgtaaatcagcaactgcagttccttcttacacagaaagCTTATCGGCTTCGATTATTTTGGCACTCAATGCAAGTGAGGATGACATTTCCAAATAACTAAGGATACTAGAAGAGGAGTCCTGGAGCTAGGTTACGATCAGGCTAAGTGAACTTACCCCTCCcatagtggtgggggggggggggggggggaggagacatattggaaatacaaggatggagttaaagggaaagagagtataagaAAAGTTGGACACTAGAATTAACGGGacagaaagctcacgaagggataggggagtatggccaagtgaaataggaatcgatgtgaaaggtgaggtgagtaatggattaaaagtgttatatatgaatgcgtgaagtataagtaaagtagatgagcttgaggctcagatatgacattgtggggattacagagacatggctgcaggaggatcggggctgggaactgaatattcagggttatacatcctatagaaaggacaggcaggtgggcagaggtggTGGGTtgatgagggatgaaattcagtcccttgcgaggggtgacatagggactgacaatGTAGAGTccctgtggatagaattgaggaattgtaaaggtaagaagacacatgggacttatctacaggcccccaaacagtagcctggatagagGGTGCaaattgcagcaggagttaaaattggcatgtaacaaaggtaatgccaatttgtgattggagatttcaatatgcaggtagactgggaaaatcaagttggttctggaccccaagaaagagagtttgtggagTCCCTCCGaggtggattcttagagcagcttgtattggagcctaccagagagaaggcaattctggatttagtgttgtctaatgaaccagatttaataagggaactcaaggtaaaggaagcgcttggaggtagtgaccataatatgatatgttttaaaatgcaatttgagagggaaaaggttaaatcagaagtgtcagagttgcagttgaacaaaggggactatgaaggcatgagaaagaagctgccaaggtcgactggaaaaggatcctagcaggaatgacggtggaacagcaatggcaggaatatcTGGGCATAAtctagaagatgcaggatcatttcattctaaagaggaagaaagattctaaggggagtaagaggcaactgtggctgacaagggaagttagggaaggtataaaacaaaaataaaaggtgtataacatagcaaagagtagtggaaagccagaggattgggaaattttCAAATGacatcagaaggtaacaaaaagggcaatacggggtgaaaagatgaagtatgaaggtaaactcgccaagaatataaagatggatagtaaaagcttctttaggtatgttaagagaaaaagattagtaaagacaaatgtgggtcccttgaaggcagaaacgagtgaaattattatggggaacaaggaaatggcagaagagtttaaCAGGTAATTTGTttcggtcttcactaaggaagacacaaaaaatctcccagatgtactggaggatagaggatctagggagacagaggaactgaaagaaatttgcattaggtgagaaatagtattgggtagactaatgggacggAAATCTGATTAATCCCCAGTgcctgacggtctgcatcccagggttctcaaggaggtggctctagaaatcgtggacgcattagaGATCATTTTCCGAtgctctatagattcaggatcagttccggtGGATTGGAGGGTCGCTAATgtttttatcccacttttcaagaaaggaacgagagagaaaacggggaattatagaccagttagcctgacattggtggtggggaagatgctggtgtcaattattaaagaagtaataatggggcatttggatagcagtaaaaggattggtccaaggcagcatggatttatgaaggggaaatcctgccagactaatcttctggaatcttttaaAGACGTgacatggatgaaggagagccagtggatgtagtgtatctggactttcagaaaacgtttgataaggtcccacacaggagattagtgggcaaaattagagcacatggtattgggggtaaggtattgacatggatagagaattggttggcagacaggaaacaaagagtaggaataaacaggtccctgtcagaatggcagccaATGGCGAGataaatgcggataaatgtgaggttatccactttggcagcaagaacaaggaggcagattataatctcagtggtgtcagattaggaaaaggggaagtgcaacgagacttgagtgtccttgtacaccagtcactgaaagtaaacatgcaggtacagcaggcagagaagaaaactaatggcatgttggtcttcataacaagaggatttgagtataggagtaaagaggttcttctgcagttttacagggccctggtgagaccacatccggaGCATTGTGTTccattttgatctcctaatttgaggaaagacatccttgcaattgagggagttcagtttaggttcacgaggttaatccccgggatgacaggactgtcatatgaggaaagactgggtttgtactcactggaatttagaagaatgagagggtgtcttatagaaacatataaaatggtaaggactggacaagctagatgcaggaaatatgttcccaatgctgggtgagtccagaaccaggggccacagtctaagaataaaggggaggccatttaactgagaagagaaaaaacactttttcacagagttgtgaatttgtgaaattctctgccacagaaggcagtggaggccaattcactggatgaatttaaaagagagttaaatagagctcttggggctagcggaatcaaggggtatggggagaaggcaggcacgggttactgattgtggatgatcagccatgaacataatgaatggcagtgccggctcgaagggccgaatggcctctttctgcgcctattttctatgtttctatcccgatCTACCCAAGCTTCTATGCTCCAACAATGGAATACAAATCGACCCGAGGACATATATTATATGTACATTGAGCATGTGGTAAATGCATAACGACATATATAAATTACAATCCAATTGCTACTTTAAAACAACTTCACCAAAATCAGTAATGAACTTGATTCCAGGGACAGGGTCAAGTGGACGAGGGAGGCCAGGACTGAGAATAAACTTACACTTGCATTATAGTTCATTACTCCTCTGCATTGGTTTGAAATCAGCAATTTAAGGCGAGGTGCACTCCTGTACTTCAGCAAGTGCAAAAACCAGCAGGCAGACCATTTGCAAACTCTGTACACTGCTCGTCATTGAGGCATACATTGACCACAAAACCACAGCATCACCAAAATCACCCGCTTCACCTTTGTAACATTGCTCTTCCCTGCTCCTGCCTCTGCACAGACACTGCTGAAACCTCATCATTTATCATATCTAGGTTTGACTTTTTCCAATGCACTCATCACTAGCCTCCACAAATCTACTCAGATACTGACTGCGATATAAATTGCACTCATCACCTCAGGCCTATACCAATTCTCGGTCCTGCAAGGCCTTCATTTTAAAGTGTTCTTATCCTTGC
The DNA window shown above is from Amblyraja radiata isolate CabotCenter1 chromosome 3, sAmbRad1.1.pri, whole genome shotgun sequence and carries:
- the ppp1r3b gene encoding protein phosphatase 1 regulatory subunit 3B, which translates into the protein MNCSSMLEILSPTSTMPIDIAMQLYLPPPFKQLSYTRKRTLKVTQPLRPCIHLHLGEDTSDNKHRTKEQKHVSFADSKGLPLTAVKFFDLHSLDFSFTIDELISSLVDLKTADKDNLLLDFAQPSSDFLDFKNRLETESVCLENCLLQEGMIMGTIKVKNIAFEKSLKVRITFDTWKTFQDHDCCYVHDLYGGSDRDTFSFEIRLQEHIAPHERIEFAICYESDGKTFWDSNKGLNYRLIRSELTHTPEIGKTSQSLDALLTDSDQMPGYGIEYDRYGGLRCSYGVFPEWPSYTGYDKMGPYY